One window of Mercenaria mercenaria strain notata unplaced genomic scaffold, MADL_Memer_1 contig_3114, whole genome shotgun sequence genomic DNA carries:
- the LOC128545976 gene encoding rab9 effector protein with kelch motifs-like: MEVKGQWPAARSFHTTTGVGKRVVVMGGRGQDNNHLADFHIFDTETKEWLQPNVSGDIPEARGQHSVAVVGDQLVLYGGSSEINQEIMICQKFHGDTYVLRLADVLKGKAEPVDTNGTGS; this comes from the exons ATGGAGGTGAAAGGTCAGTGGCCGGCTGCAAGGTCATTTCACACAACAACAGGCGTTGGTAAAAGAGTGGTTGTTATGGGAGGCAGGGGACAGGATAATAACCATCTTGCTGACTTTCATATATTTGATACTG AAACTAAGGAATGGTTGCAACCCAATGTATCTGGGGATATACCTGAAGCAAGGGGACAGCACTCTGTTGCAGTTGTTGGAGACCAGCTTGTACTGTATGGTGGATCCTCAGAAATTAATCAGGAAATAATGATATGCCAAAAGTTTCACGGAGATACTTATGTTTTACGATTAG CTGATGTATTGAAAGGCAAGGCAGAACCAGTAGATACTAACGGTACAGGCTCCTGA